One window from the genome of bacterium encodes:
- a CDS encoding amino acid ABC transporter permease, which translates to MTAWQQIAPALPQLLRGLRTTLEISGIVLVAGSIAGFVVGLLLLYGGLIPRLAARVFVDTVRGIPVLVLIFACYFGLPALGLSLSAWQAGVTALSIFAAAHIAEIVRGGIDSIPRAQMDAAKAVGLPFWLRLRLVILPQATRRMLPPWVNAAVEIVKGSALLSLLGIVDLLLAMQNVVGYTFIVLPFYMLTAFFYFAVNFTISQAAAFLERRFAYLTY; encoded by the coding sequence ATGACCGCGTGGCAGCAGATCGCCCCGGCCCTGCCGCAGCTGCTGCGCGGATTGCGCACCACGCTCGAGATCTCCGGCATCGTCCTCGTCGCCGGCTCGATCGCGGGGTTCGTCGTTGGCCTGCTGCTGCTCTACGGCGGCCTCATCCCCCGCCTCGCCGCGCGGGTCTTCGTCGACACCGTCCGGGGGATCCCGGTCCTCGTGCTGATCTTCGCCTGCTACTTCGGGCTGCCGGCGCTGGGCTTGAGCCTCTCGGCGTGGCAGGCGGGGGTGACGGCGCTCAGCATCTTCGCCGCCGCCCACATCGCGGAGATCGTCCGGGGCGGGATCGACTCCATCCCACGCGCGCAGATGGATGCGGCAAAGGCCGTCGGGCTGCCCTTCTGGCTGCGGCTGCGTCTGGTGATCCTCCCGCAGGCGACGCGGCGGATGCTGCCGCCCTGGGTGAACGCCGCGGTGGAGATCGTCAAGGGGTCGGCGCTGCTGTCGCTGCTCGGCATCGTGGACCTGCTGCTGGCGATGCAGAACGTCGTCGGGTACACGTTCATCGTCCTCCCCTTCTACATGCTCACCGCCTTCTTTTATTTTGCGGTGAACTTCACGATCTCGCAGGCCGCCGCGTTCCTGGAGCGGCGGTTCGCCTACCTCACGTACTGA
- a CDS encoding amino acid ABC transporter permease, translated as MRAYHFNWFLAWQNFPRFYWGLALGLELAVLCLLIGSLIGMAGAFARSFGPRWLRIAVTAYVEFIRNVPLLLLVYFAFYGLPKMGITALNNVWSFIAALSVYSGAYLTEVFRAGVNSVPVGYVEAGKAVGLTPWQRVRFVILPVTFRIILPSLSNTFISLFKDTSLASALAVPELTYAAEWLNVNTFRTIEAWTFATAMYLAAGYGIALVLRRTERRYAVIR; from the coding sequence ATGCGAGCGTATCATTTCAACTGGTTCTTGGCGTGGCAGAACTTCCCGCGATTCTACTGGGGGCTCGCCCTCGGCCTGGAGCTCGCCGTGCTCTGCCTGTTGATCGGGAGCCTGATCGGGATGGCGGGGGCGTTCGCCCGTAGCTTCGGTCCCCGGTGGCTGCGGATCGCCGTCACCGCCTACGTCGAGTTCATCCGCAACGTCCCCCTGCTGCTGCTGGTCTACTTCGCGTTCTACGGCCTGCCGAAGATGGGGATCACGGCGCTCAACAACGTGTGGTCGTTCATCGCCGCGCTGTCGGTGTACTCCGGCGCCTACCTGACCGAGGTCTTCCGGGCCGGGGTGAACTCGGTGCCCGTCGGCTACGTCGAGGCGGGCAAGGCCGTCGGCCTCACCCCGTGGCAGCGCGTGCGGTTCGTGATCCTGCCGGTGACGTTCCGGATCATCCTGCCGTCCCTCAGCAACACGTTCATCTCGCTGTTCAAAGATACGTCGCTGGCGTCCGCGCTGGCGGTGCCCGAACTGACCTACGCCGCCGAGTGGCTGAACGTCAACACGTTCCGGACGATCGAGGCCTGGACGTTCGCCACGGCGATGTACCTGGCTGCGGGCTACGGGATCGCGCTGGTCCTCCGCCGCACCGAGCGCCGGTACGCGGTAATCCGGTGA